The Leucoraja erinacea ecotype New England chromosome 8, Leri_hhj_1, whole genome shotgun sequence nucleotide sequence ACACCCTACATGTCAAGAATATCACCAATTCCAAGGTGTTGTGCGGACCAGTTTCGACCTCTGTATTTGTTGACCAATCTGCCGGTTGCACCTTCGCTTTCGCCTGCCAGCAATTGCGAACCCACAACACTAAGGATGCTAATGTGTATCTGCATGTGACCAGCCGAGCCATCGTGGAAGATTGCAATGGAGTTTCTTTCGCTCCGTTTAACTGGACGTATGAAGGCATTGAGAGAGATTTTGAACAGGCAGGGTTAGACAGAGCAAAAAATAATTGGAACATTATTGACGATTTCAACTGGCTTGCGCCTGATCATTCCCCTAACTGGAGTATTTTGCCGGAGGAGTCTCGAATTACTGATTGGGATGAACTCTCAGCTCCTTGATAATGTCTGTTGTGCCTAAAGTCGGTGTTTACTGAGCAATTGCAGGAATTCATGACGTTTCCTGTAATATATACTTGAATCAAAACTAACTGAGCCTTGTGATCAGAAAGTCTGTTATTTAACTTTTGACCAATTTAACAAAGGATAGTTAAAGCTGATCTTGAATAGTTGGCATGTTATTGTAAAATATATTCTGTATGAGATAACGTTATATCCATTGTATCTTTGTCAATGTTTTGTTCTCAGTGTTTACACTTCTGTCTGAAACCGTTTGTTAAACTGTTGAAGTATGGTTCCTTAAAAAGTTGAAACTAATTTCAGATTGTGGAATATTAAtggataaaataaaaaaattgtcaTCTTGAACTGGCTTGTTTTTTAAATTAACCTATAGGTTTGAAATTTAACCTCTGTTCTACCTTTAATTGGAAAGAGTAGATTGGTAAATTAGGGTCAGTCAGTTTGTATTTGAACATTGGGAAATCATTGGGTGGTCTTCCAGAACATAGAAGAGCACGCACAGCAAGGGTCCTATGGTCCACAACATCGGCTGATAACGATGCCAAGaaaaacaaatctcatctgcctgcccatacacctccattcccttcatgtcAATGTTTAAATCTAAAAGCCCTGTAAGTGCCACTATCgtatgcctccaccatcacccctggcacagCATTCCAGCGCTCACCAACCTCTGTGTCCTAAAGATCATACCCGCACATCTTTAACAtttctcctccctcaccttaaagctatatcccCTAGTCTTTGATATTACCTCCATGGGGAGAtaaaggttctgcctgtctaccctatctatgcctctcataattttatacacttctatcaggtctcccctcaacctctggcgttccggagaaaacaatctaagtctggccaacctctccttatacctATTGCTCTTTTCTAATCATTCAgacaaacctcttctgcaccctttccaaaacctACACATCCTgcattggggtgaccagaactgcagcaGTACTCTAAATACTACTGCCCTATTGAACCAGTGAATGTTGAAGGCTTTACAaacttaatttaattttaaatttgtcATCTAGAGCTATGAGGGTAGTAACAGTGTAGGCAGCTGGAACCTTTTTTCAGTTTTTCAACAGGAGATTATGGTAGTCTCATGTTCATTCAGTGTTGCTTTTACCTTGccaggttcaaaggtcagtttattgtcacatgtcccaattaatgtacagtgaaacttgaattaccatacagccatactaaaagaaaagcaacaaggcacacaactacataaaagttaacataaacatgcaccacagcagattccccacattcctcactgtgatggaagacaataatgttcaatcttcttcctccttattctcccgcggtcggggcagtcgaaccatctgcagtgggggcgatcgaagttcccgcagccggcggtcgaagcccccgcgtcggggtgatcgaagctcctgcgtctcggagctcccgaagtcggtctctaaccagggaccgcgagctccacgatgttaaagtccacaggctcccgcggttggagcttccgaAGTCgttctccagcagaggccgccgactcctcgatgttaggccgcagggcgGATGGAGATACCATATGGAAtaaaattgcatctctgtcgaggcaagagattaaaaaaagtttcccacataaaacaaactaaagaacacAAACATTTAGTGTTGTTAGTGTTGTAACAAGTTGTTAGCCATACTAAGTGCAAATTCACTTTTACTTGGCAGTGTAACTGAAATTTTATTTCATTCCTGCTTCGGCTGCTGCCTACTTTAGAGTAACTGGAGATGTTTTCCATgtgctgaaatggggggggggggcatagaaaCTTTAAACTGAGCTCAATGCGACTCCTACATGGTCAACAGTCTGTATTAAAATCCTGAACCACAAATGTTAAAGCAATTCTACATCAAAATTAATTTGTGGCAATTTTAATTGTAAATATCTTGTGCCTTTCTGGGCGAGACTGCTTTGAAATAGATACATTGTGGGCTGACAGGAAAATAATCATAAATATCCTTCCAGTTACTTGTCAATGTCTTCGGACCAAACAGTAAAGAATAGCCCAAAGAATTCCTGTTTGGACaataatatatacattttttccGTTAAAATATTTCAGATGGGAGAATCATTAGAAATGACTAAAAGAGTTGAAGAAATTAGTTCCTCCTTCCTGGCACATTAAAACTAATTCTACTACTTTGTCTTGGTTTAGATCTATGTTCCAACCCCAGAGTTCACAAACCCTTAGTATAGTGCCACAATTTGAGGAGTTGGTATCACAAGAAAACATGACATGTAATTCAGCATTTTTCACCATTTGACTTTCGCAGAGAAACTGCTAGACTTTGTATCAACCTTCTGGAGTGGGTAAGACCAAGTGAAAGTTTCTCATGTTACTGTAATTGAATTGGCCTTGAACAAAAGTGATTCTGTTAGCAAAGATGCTACTATGGATTATGTACTTATTTGAGACTTACTTAAATACTTTCCTAAGTACTTAATTACttgagtatagtagcagggaggttctactgcagttgtacagggtcttggtgagaccacacctggagtattgctacaattttggtcgcctaatctgaggaaaagtcattcttgccatagagggagtacagagaaggttcaccagactgattcctgggatgtcaggactttcatatgaagaaagattggatagactcggcttgtactcgctagaatttagaagattgaggggggatcttatagaaacttacaaaattcttaaggggttggacaggctagatgcaggaagattgttcccgatgttggggaagcccagaacaaggggtcacattttaaggattagggggaaatcttttaggaccgagatgagaaaaacatttttcacacagagagaggtgaatctcaggaattctctgccacagaaggtggatgaggccagttcattggctatatttaagagggagttagacgtggcccttgtggctaaagggatcagggggtatggagagaaggcaggtacaggatactgagttggatgatcagccatgatcatattgaatgacggtgcaggctcgaagggccgaatggcctactcctgcacctattttctatgtttatacgtctatgtttctatgagaacaaaaatcaaaacaaaatataTTATCTGTTTTGAAAAAAACAGTTGGCTATGAATATCAATGAAAGAAAATGTTTTGTATAATGAATTTGAAGACAGACTTCATTCACTTGTCCTCCCAGTTTGATTTTTAATGGTTGGTAATTAAATAAAAAGTTATTGTAGCCTCACATGGCAAACCAATAAATCTTCCACCCACTGACATATACATTTCCACTACAGTCAATGGTATATATTTACAATTCTCAATCAACACTTGTAACGTATTGTTCAAAGATACAATGATAATTTACAAGTGCGGACAAAGTGAATGTGCTAGGCTACTGAGtagttaatttattttaataatatgGGAATTACTGCAAATACCAGTATTTATTGTCCGTCCCTAATTGCTCTGAAGAAATGATGTGAAATGCCATCTAGAACGGGTTGTACCTCCATTGGAGAGTGAAGAAGTTGCCACAGTGTTGTTGATTGGGGATTCCAGAAAATGTACTCAAGGATGATGTCCGCAGTTTGATATCTTGAACTCATCCTGAGCGAGCCTCATGTTCTTAAAACCTATAGAACCTATAGAACacccattgattgattgaaagatacagcagggaaaacaggccctgtggcccattgatcacccattcagactACTATGTTTTCCCATTTTTATATCCACTGCCAACAGATTATggcaaatttacagaggacaattaacccgacaaccccgcacgcctttgggatgtgggaggaaactggagcacccggaggaaactcacccgGCCATAAGAAGAACatacaacccccacacacacagcacaaggtcaagatcgaacccaggtctctggcattgtgaagcagcagctccaccagctgtgccactgtgccaccttcaaATAGCTCCAGTTAAATAAGGGCCCTACATTTGTTTCATTTGCTTGTAGTACTGATGTGTGGATTCATCTTTGATCACTAATAGATTGAGAGTATTGTGCAGGAGGGACCCTCATGTTCTTAAAACCTGTAACCTCAATAATTACAAAACTGAATAACCATGGGTTTTGGGTTTTTTGGAATATGTAGATTTTGTGAGGTCTTGATTCACGGAATGGTAACAGAAGTGAAGGAATACGTCCTGCCGTTACAGTCCATAATAGCTCTGTGTAAAAGTGATCCAGCCGGTCCCACACTCCCGGTATCTCCCTGCAGTCCTGCAGATTCATTCCTATTGAGGAAGGGAACAGTTGAAATACgtggagtttaatttattgttttttttaataaatattgtattgaggAAAAGTGAGGTGAAAATCATTTAAACTGTTATTCCTGCCCTTTAGAGCCTTATTCCATTGTTTTTTTGATTATTTGTAACTGCTACAGTAGAAATATGCAAACTACAATTGTGGATCACCTGAAATTGGAAATAATTTTACCTAAAATGTCTGAATGTGCTCTTTTTCACCTCAATTTGATTATTCTTACAAACTTTCTGATGGCCACTGTACACCCAAGGTCAGCCTGAACACCACTGCCTTTGTCGGAGCATACATACTTCTTGCCCTTGATTGATCACTTCTTGTCCCAATTCACTGCAAGCCCCGGTCACACATTCCCCATTGTTGCTTGGTCACATTCATTTCCCATTTGGCAACTTGTTTAGAATTTGCGCCTGTATCTATAACTGCCATGGTCTCACACCCCAGAATTTATTCCATGGACTTCTGCActctttacttttaaatcccaccTTTATGGCCAAACGTTTGGCAGTGCCCTACTCTTAGTCTTGCAGCATCGCGCATTCCACACACTGCATCTTTACTCCCAATGTTTATGACAGGCATTGGCCTATATTTAATCTTACTTATCTTATTAAAGTTGAACCTGCTTTTACGTCCGTTATATTTTACTTGTCAACGTGTTGCACATTGCACACGACACAGGAGCCCAGTAACTGGATATACATTTCGGAAAGGAAACCAAATGCCACGCAACGGCCGGTTGGCCGAGTGAAGATTCACTGAGCACCCAGCCTGTGAAATGCGAGGAAACTTTCAGCGGGGGAAAGCAATGGGTGACAACTCGAGGACAAAGCAATTACACGGTGAAAAGGCGGATTACTTTCAATGGCTCATCTGGAGCAAGGCTTTCTCTAAATGATTAGAGGTAAAACCTATTACGGGTATTAAGGTGACGTCTTACAGCCTCAGATTCTGAAAGagccatctccatcgcaggggaaaGCACTGGCAACATTAGCTGTAGTCGCGgacaatatctttttttttaaaccatctggCTTGGTAATTTACACTTCGTTTTCGTTGTACCGTCGAGTCAGGTGAAGCTTTGCTTTTCGGGTGATCAGTATGGAAGGATGCACAGTGGAGTCAACCCCAGGCGCACTGTATCCTGCCCTTTCTGCACCCCTGCGCAAATCTTTCTAATTTGTTTGAGGTCAACCTTGCCATTTAGAGAGACAGAAAAATGGCCATTCTCAAAATCAAGTTCAACGTACAGATGAGGGTGAAGCTGGCCCAGGGCATGTGGCTGCTCAACTGGTTTTGTGTGTTGGTGGGAATCGTCATCTTCGGCATGGGCTTGTTCCTCAAGATCGAGCTGAGGAAGCGAAGCGAGCTGATGGACAACCAGGAGAGTCACCTGGTGCCCAACTCCCTCATCCTAGTGGGGCTCATGGCTTGCGCCATCAACTGCTTTGGGGGCAAGTTTTGCTACGACTCTCTCGACCCGGCTAAATACGCCCGATGGAAATCGGTGCTGAAGTTCTACCTGGCCTCCTGTGTGTTTTTCACTTTCTTCACCTTCATCACCGTGGTGTTATGTTTCCTGATGAGGATTGACCTGGAAGACACGCTGGCCAAAGGTCTGAAGAACGGCATGAAATTCTACCGGGACACTGACACCCCGGGCAGGTGCTTCATGAAAAAGACCATCGACCAGCTGCAAATAGAGTTCCGCTGCTGCGGAAACAACGGCTTCCGAGACTGGTTTGAAATCCAGTGGATCAGCAACAGGTACCTGGACTTCAGCTCCAAGGAGGTGAAAGAGTAAGTACAGCAGCGAATCCACAGGGAATCGAGGGGAATGCATTTGACAACTGTAGCTGTGTGCCTGAACTTCCTCCCAGCGCCGACCCCATGGCTTTATCTTGTttgttgggtgggtgggtggggggtatcTCTGTCTATAACCAACAAGGGATGTCTGAGTTTTCAGCCCCAAACGCTCAAGTTGCATTCTCTTCCTTGCAGCCGCGTCAAGAGCAATGTTGAAGGGAGGTTCTTGGTGGACGGGGTCCCATTCAGTTGCTGCAACCCGGCCTCCCCTCGCCCCTGTATCCAGCAGCAGATCACCAACAGTTCGGCCCATTACAGCTACGACTTCCAGTCCGAAGAACTGAACCTGTGGACACGAGGTTGCAAACAAGCACTGCTCAACTACTACGCTAATATGATGCATTCGATGGGAGCTTTGGTCTTATTGGGTTGGTTACTGGAGGTAAGATGGATGTTGTGAATGCAGCCTTTaagtacaaattaaaaaaatactagAAAAGGATTGTTAATAAAATCacagagcaaggaaacaggcccttcggcccaactttgcccctgccaaccaagctgccccatctacattcgtcccacctgccttcctttGGCCCATATGCCCCCCAAACCTTCCCTGTCCATACCATCTAACATGTCAGGAAACTCCTGTCAAATTACGTTTTGTATTAAACCTGGTTACTATGTTTAATATCAGCGAATAATTTCCTGAAAATATCTACATTTGTAATCTTTCAGTTATAAATTTTGATATCTGCAGAAATTGAACTTGTGAAATATTGTGGCATGTGAAATAACGCACAGGCTTTACGAGTGTGCATCTGCAAGGATGCTGGGAGCATTAATGTTTGTACCTTCATTGCAGGACTACAATCTTCTGCGTGGTTGACGCTGTCTTCAAGTTAAATTCAACGCGAATGAAAACATCTTGATGTTTTAAAATGTACTTTTTCACTCTCCAGCATAAACTATAACCTCAAGCCTGCCTCCGTACAGATTTAATAACAACTTTCGGAATAAAACTGATATGGGAATTGTTTTTAAAATGCTTAAAGGTCAAGTCTGACAGCATTGAGAGAGAAAGTAGCAGAGTAAGCAATACAACCCAGTGACCTTTCAAGAGTAAGTGGAGTTTTACTTCAGATTGAGTTCTGACTTGGGAACATGGCTTTCCGGGCTCAGATCAAAATACATTTGCTCTTATTAATTCTTAACCTTAAAATCTGATCGATTTTAAATTGTGAATTGATGCAAATGTTACAAGATTTAATGAAAGGTCGTCAACCCAAAACGTGAACTCcgtttttccctccacagatgttttcTGGCTTGCTGAGCTTTTACAGCATTTTCAACTTTTATGAAGTTTTGCACATTAATTTAAGTGGGTAGATTAAGTTTGAGATAATTACTTTTATAATAACCACAAAAAAAGTCACAGTGTGCTGCAGGAATGAAGAGAGGTCAC carries:
- the prph2a gene encoding peripherin-2a, whose product is MAILKIKFNVQMRVKLAQGMWLLNWFCVLVGIVIFGMGLFLKIELRKRSELMDNQESHLVPNSLILVGLMACAINCFGGKFCYDSLDPAKYARWKSVLKFYLASCVFFTFFTFITVVLCFLMRIDLEDTLAKGLKNGMKFYRDTDTPGRCFMKKTIDQLQIEFRCCGNNGFRDWFEIQWISNRYLDFSSKEVKDRVKSNVEGRFLVDGVPFSCCNPASPRPCIQQQITNSSAHYSYDFQSEELNLWTRGCKQALLNYYANMMHSMGALVLLGWLLEVTAMVGIQYLHTSLDSIANPEDPECESEGWLMEKSLKDTITSMLESIKELGKLNQVATATEEEKKQEGTTVATVS